One genomic window of Polyangium aurulentum includes the following:
- a CDS encoding prolipoprotein diacylglyceryl transferase, with protein sequence MRRAIVQWLEVHGLPGWLAPGYFFMVALASILGAAASLRLARRDGADERLEAHALLACYIGALTGGYVFEGLRALPGALVSGSFEPLTHVGRAAYGGFLGGALGAFLVLRRSGAKVMPFLDRAVPLLGLSYGLVRTGCFLAGCDYGRITAGPLGVRFPAGSPAALDHAAVGWIPRGAPSLPVHPTQLYEAAVGVVASLIAARFLLRGPRDGRAFAVWTAVYAVGRFVIEFLRGDGSRGVYAGLGSAQWVSLVLLAVIALACLRSWRARIAAPALASLAAALFVTGSAQAQPKPAPTASSPKPAPAPTSAAPASSPPKPAPTSAAPASPPPPPPQQGAQPYPYPPPQQGAQPYPYPYPYPPPQQGAQPYPYPPPQQGAQPYPYPYPYPYPPPQQGAQPYPYPYPYPYPYPPPPPQQAKGDEKDEKGEEKAEDKPDRQAIANARRVAVTVGFAGFIAPGRFAVQDGPTVDLEGAARFALGKRERFEIGLQFRFTTTPDANQYGIGVPLRFVAGLGRIVELDVTAVPGYTRLAFASPYYGGANAFAVRTSAGLAFPLGSRLSLGFTPLGLMLLGSSSVRLVIAYEPRVWLGVAIL encoded by the coding sequence ATGAGAAGGGCGATCGTGCAATGGCTCGAGGTCCACGGGCTGCCGGGGTGGCTCGCGCCGGGCTATTTCTTCATGGTCGCGCTGGCCAGCATTCTGGGCGCTGCGGCCTCGCTCCGGCTCGCGCGGCGCGACGGTGCCGACGAGCGGCTCGAGGCGCACGCGCTGCTCGCTTGCTACATCGGCGCGCTCACGGGCGGGTATGTCTTCGAGGGCCTTCGTGCATTGCCCGGGGCCCTCGTGAGCGGGTCGTTCGAGCCATTGACGCACGTCGGACGCGCGGCGTACGGGGGCTTTCTGGGCGGCGCGCTCGGGGCTTTCCTGGTGCTGCGCAGGAGCGGCGCGAAGGTCATGCCCTTCCTCGACCGCGCCGTGCCGCTGCTCGGGCTCAGCTATGGCCTCGTGCGCACGGGCTGCTTCCTCGCAGGATGCGACTATGGTCGGATCACCGCGGGCCCGCTCGGCGTGCGATTTCCGGCGGGCAGCCCTGCTGCGCTCGATCATGCGGCGGTCGGCTGGATTCCCCGCGGCGCGCCGAGCCTGCCGGTGCACCCGACGCAGCTCTACGAGGCCGCCGTCGGCGTCGTGGCCAGCCTGATCGCCGCGCGCTTTCTCCTGCGCGGGCCGCGCGATGGCCGCGCGTTCGCCGTCTGGACGGCCGTGTACGCGGTGGGCCGGTTTGTCATAGAGTTTCTCCGCGGGGACGGCTCGCGCGGCGTGTATGCGGGGCTCGGGTCTGCGCAATGGGTGTCGCTCGTGCTGCTCGCGGTGATTGCGCTTGCTTGCTTGCGGTCGTGGCGGGCGAGGATTGCGGCGCCTGCGCTTGCGTCGCTCGCGGCGGCCCTCTTCGTCACGGGGTCTGCGCAAGCGCAGCCGAAGCCCGCGCCCACCGCGTCGTCGCCCAAGCCCGCGCCCGCGCCGACGAGCGCGGCGCCTGCGAGCTCGCCGCCGAAGCCCGCGCCGACGAGCGCGGCGCCTGCGAGCCCGCCGCCTCCTCCGCCGCAGCAGGGCGCGCAGCCCTACCCTTACCCGCCTCCGCAGCAGGGCGCGCAGCCTTATCCATATCCTTACCCCTATCCGCCTCCGCAGCAGGGCGCGCAGCCTTATCCTTACCCGCCTCCGCAGCAAGGCGCGCAGCCTTATCCCTACCCCTACCCCTATCCCTATCCGCCGCCGCAGCAAGGCGCGCAGCCTTATCCCTACCCTTACCCCTATCCCTACCCCTATCCGCCGCCTCCGCCACAGCAGGCAAAGGGCGACGAGAAGGACGAGAAGGGCGAGGAGAAGGCCGAGGACAAGCCGGATCGGCAGGCCATCGCCAATGCGCGGCGCGTGGCCGTCACGGTCGGGTTCGCGGGCTTCATCGCCCCCGGTCGGTTCGCGGTCCAGGATGGTCCCACGGTCGACCTCGAGGGGGCCGCGCGCTTCGCGCTGGGCAAGCGGGAGCGCTTCGAGATTGGTTTGCAGTTTCGATTCACGACCACGCCGGACGCCAATCAGTACGGAATCGGTGTCCCGCTGCGGTTCGTGGCAGGGCTCGGGCGCATCGTGGAGCTCGACGTGACCGCGGTGCCGGGGTACACGCGCCTCGCATTCGCCTCGCCGTATTACGGGGGCGCCAACGCCTTCGCGGTCCGCACCTCGGCCGGGCTCGCCTTCCCGCTCGGCTCGCGTCTGTCGCTCGGCTTCACGCCGCTCGGCCTGATGCTGCTCGGCTCGAGCAGCGTGCGCCTCGTCATCGCGTACGAGCCGCGGGTCTGGCTGGGCGTCGCGATACTCTGA
- a CDS encoding tetratricopeptide repeat protein: protein MNRILMHLRAPVGTALAFIPALLCLAAPASAQPAQAAPTSAELLEKARVTLAAGNTASACRLFEDSHAARTTEAAGTPGPTPAEIMFEIAACHEKQGNLDQAAFEFDQVAAAAGARSEEAKGRAAALREKITGLPPPPPAQPAPPGAGTAPIQPPPPFSVPNAPATTPAAATPGSPVPALQVPAHEDPPVRVGDFMDTRLTWVFGDDDVLHQTGQALPLSANASISERRAYRLFFDNLNSRFAGRENLTHLALYKKLPGFIKGLDTEASMVLRFDLASLARASNNLNQSIYDAGSFIRAFYHLGGDKNGKRGISLTLYPLDTDRFRLGYLYDISWGGTNPFINQSIFPRIQGAAPGGKVELSGDKYSIYIGLKTATIVQVEQTLTPGTSEVEEIRIGQTNYGVLGGGSFDVTNWLHIDAGGGYFQQGKFDLPDVKGKSVYTGGLSWRVLFHDKDTPTPQSIDFALYRNDPNKPMIVFKPETYRPGKTSWSVALEATNLWQLLKDFDVAGATAVQQARATALQANVKTGFFRGSFTTIYRDLPYVLRNQPSFIPFQTLPRDAATSDEFFLALAADYHFPGPKLTPGIGAGLQLPATFSTATIDQSSAPIERTVVVREQGNIAILPVNQGAVPIFQARASLKWDISPILSAQAWVQYVRDNNGTFVERDPSEGTLALRTFISPNFLGFGTSVAARF from the coding sequence TTGAACCGGATCCTCATGCACCTGCGCGCGCCCGTCGGAACCGCCCTCGCCTTCATTCCTGCTCTTCTTTGCCTCGCTGCGCCGGCCTCGGCGCAGCCTGCGCAGGCTGCTCCCACGTCTGCGGAGCTGCTCGAGAAAGCGCGCGTCACGCTCGCGGCGGGGAACACCGCCAGCGCGTGCCGGCTCTTCGAGGATAGCCACGCAGCACGCACGACGGAGGCTGCGGGCACGCCCGGGCCGACGCCGGCGGAGATCATGTTCGAGATTGCGGCCTGCCATGAGAAGCAGGGCAACCTCGATCAGGCTGCCTTCGAGTTCGACCAGGTGGCGGCTGCCGCCGGGGCGCGCTCCGAAGAAGCCAAGGGGCGCGCTGCGGCGCTGCGCGAGAAGATCACGGGCCTGCCGCCCCCGCCGCCCGCGCAGCCCGCGCCTCCTGGGGCGGGCACGGCGCCGATTCAGCCTCCTCCGCCGTTCTCGGTGCCGAATGCGCCGGCCACGACGCCTGCGGCGGCCACGCCGGGGAGCCCCGTGCCTGCGTTGCAGGTGCCGGCGCACGAGGATCCGCCGGTGCGCGTCGGCGACTTCATGGATACCCGCCTCACGTGGGTGTTCGGCGACGACGACGTCCTGCACCAGACGGGCCAGGCGCTGCCTCTTTCGGCCAATGCGTCGATCAGCGAGCGCCGCGCTTACCGGCTCTTCTTCGACAACCTGAACTCGCGCTTCGCGGGCCGTGAGAACCTGACGCACCTCGCGCTTTACAAGAAGCTGCCTGGGTTCATCAAGGGTCTCGACACCGAGGCCTCGATGGTCCTGCGCTTCGACCTCGCCTCGCTCGCGCGCGCGTCGAACAACCTGAATCAGTCGATCTACGACGCGGGCTCGTTCATCCGGGCGTTTTATCACCTCGGCGGGGACAAGAACGGCAAGCGCGGCATCTCGCTGACCCTCTACCCGCTCGACACGGACCGCTTCCGCCTCGGCTATCTCTACGACATCTCCTGGGGTGGCACGAATCCGTTCATCAATCAATCGATCTTCCCGCGCATCCAGGGCGCCGCGCCTGGCGGCAAGGTCGAGCTCTCGGGCGACAAGTACAGCATCTACATCGGCCTGAAGACGGCGACGATCGTGCAGGTCGAGCAGACGCTCACGCCGGGCACGAGCGAGGTCGAGGAGATTCGCATCGGGCAGACCAATTATGGCGTGCTCGGCGGCGGCAGCTTCGACGTCACCAACTGGCTGCACATCGACGCGGGCGGCGGCTATTTCCAGCAGGGCAAGTTCGATTTGCCGGACGTGAAAGGCAAGTCCGTCTACACGGGCGGCCTCTCGTGGCGCGTGCTGTTCCACGACAAGGACACGCCCACCCCGCAATCGATCGATTTCGCGCTCTACCGGAACGATCCCAACAAGCCGATGATCGTCTTCAAGCCGGAGACGTACCGGCCTGGGAAGACGTCGTGGTCGGTGGCGCTCGAGGCGACGAACCTCTGGCAGCTCCTCAAGGATTTCGACGTCGCAGGGGCGACGGCCGTGCAGCAGGCGCGAGCCACGGCGCTGCAGGCGAACGTGAAGACGGGCTTCTTCCGCGGCAGCTTCACCACGATCTACCGCGACCTGCCGTACGTGCTGCGCAATCAGCCGAGCTTCATTCCCTTCCAGACCTTGCCGCGCGACGCTGCGACCAGCGACGAGTTCTTCCTGGCGCTCGCGGCGGACTATCACTTCCCTGGGCCGAAGCTGACGCCTGGCATTGGCGCAGGCTTGCAGCTTCCGGCGACGTTCTCGACGGCGACGATCGATCAATCGAGCGCGCCCATCGAGCGTACGGTCGTGGTGCGCGAGCAGGGGAACATCGCCATTCTGCCGGTGAACCAGGGTGCCGTGCCGATCTTCCAGGCGCGCGCGAGCCTGAAATGGGACATCTCTCCCATCCTCTCGGCGCAGGCGTGGGTTCAGTACGTGCGCGACAACAACGGCACGTTCGTCGAGCGCGATCCGAGCGAGGGAACGCTCGCGTTGCGCACCTTCATCAGCCCGAACTTCCTCGGCTTCGGCACCAGCGTGGCAGCCCGCTTCTGA
- a CDS encoding bifunctional metallophosphatase/5'-nucleotidase: protein MLASSVVASLALAGGVLGSGCETTEPPPKLQGQVHLTLIHTSDIHSRLFPYNLQLGQVDAGLGLGQALSIANVGGAARISHIVGRERARSGRVLHLDGGDCFQGAPIFNFYSGEAEIRSLSAMGADAMIVANHEFDRGALNLGLQLQNWANFPVLAANYLLEDPSQPGASPLGAQLQPFSVFTLEGLRVGVVGMGNLSSMTSIYDAPNRLGITPLNTEEVAQFYTDLLRPIVDVVVFVTHLGLEVDQRMIENTTGIDVVLGGHNHIVLQPPKRMRDCSANFDVEQNSFYIEIANPDPEQGGKVRRYCRPRDVVLAHSGAFAKFVGRLDLVLSNNPTDFTAGEYDPVNGFELLSNDYQLFPVTEAVPEDPMVSTVLEPYAQGLDALANLDLLVGYARDGSRRNSTSGGDSPLGNMIATAMWLRLGVQTDFSLTNTTGIRADLVPGPVTVEQMYNIFPFDNSISKMQLSGVEVQDLFDFVARRSAGRGCVSQVQIAGARVVIDCTKKASPDVPPGVATNIYVGPRNPKVGCVSDADCPDKGLGSCDAERGVCWQPIDQLASYELATSNYLAQGGSGFRVLQRNTTQFDTTIQQRDALMDYIRAGRACTMRPPCPADSNGNGSQSDECTAIFGASASCTADGVCDPEEPVGCSTDADCESIDKEFACACPESVIEGDVCSSDPARPCAAGQCVLKQCRNDVAAFQRTTCENAPSPAVQKQCEAEIAPCKSAGEQCKYLACVDRFIGNFSDGRLRMVGQ, encoded by the coding sequence TTGTTGGCATCCTCTGTCGTTGCGTCGCTCGCGCTCGCGGGCGGCGTTTTGGGTTCGGGTTGCGAGACGACCGAGCCCCCGCCCAAGCTTCAAGGTCAGGTCCACCTGACCCTGATCCACACCTCGGACATCCACTCCCGGCTGTTCCCGTACAACCTGCAGCTCGGTCAGGTCGACGCGGGGCTCGGCCTCGGCCAGGCGCTCAGCATCGCGAACGTGGGGGGCGCTGCGCGCATCTCGCATATCGTGGGCCGCGAGCGAGCGCGCTCCGGGCGCGTGTTGCACCTCGACGGCGGCGACTGCTTCCAGGGCGCGCCGATCTTCAACTTCTATTCGGGCGAGGCCGAGATCCGCTCGCTCAGCGCGATGGGCGCGGACGCGATGATCGTGGCCAACCACGAGTTCGACCGCGGCGCGCTGAACCTCGGCTTGCAGCTCCAGAACTGGGCGAACTTCCCGGTCCTCGCGGCCAATTATCTGCTCGAGGATCCCTCGCAGCCCGGCGCCTCGCCGCTCGGCGCGCAGCTCCAGCCGTTCTCGGTCTTCACGCTCGAGGGGCTGCGCGTGGGCGTCGTGGGTATGGGCAACCTCTCGAGCATGACGTCGATCTACGACGCGCCGAACCGGCTCGGGATCACGCCGCTCAACACCGAGGAGGTCGCGCAGTTCTACACCGATCTGCTCCGCCCGATCGTCGACGTCGTCGTGTTCGTCACGCACCTCGGCCTCGAGGTGGACCAGCGGATGATCGAGAACACGACGGGCATCGACGTCGTGCTCGGCGGCCACAACCACATCGTGCTGCAGCCGCCGAAGCGCATGCGCGATTGCTCGGCCAATTTCGACGTCGAGCAGAACAGCTTTTACATCGAGATCGCGAACCCGGACCCGGAGCAGGGCGGCAAGGTGCGGCGTTATTGCCGGCCGCGCGACGTCGTACTCGCGCACTCGGGCGCGTTCGCCAAGTTCGTCGGCCGCCTCGATCTCGTCCTCTCGAACAACCCGACGGATTTCACGGCCGGCGAATACGATCCGGTGAACGGGTTCGAGCTGCTCTCGAACGACTACCAGCTCTTCCCCGTCACCGAGGCGGTGCCCGAGGATCCGATGGTGAGCACGGTGCTCGAGCCGTATGCGCAGGGGCTCGACGCGCTCGCGAACCTCGATCTGCTCGTCGGCTACGCGCGCGACGGCTCGCGCCGCAACTCGACGAGCGGCGGCGACTCGCCTCTCGGCAACATGATCGCGACGGCGATGTGGCTGCGCCTCGGCGTGCAGACGGACTTCTCGCTCACCAACACGACGGGCATCCGCGCCGATCTCGTGCCCGGGCCCGTCACGGTCGAGCAGATGTACAACATCTTCCCCTTCGACAACTCGATCTCGAAGATGCAGCTCTCGGGCGTCGAGGTGCAGGACCTCTTCGATTTCGTGGCGCGGCGGAGCGCGGGGCGCGGCTGCGTGTCGCAGGTGCAGATCGCGGGCGCTCGCGTGGTGATCGATTGCACGAAGAAGGCGAGCCCCGACGTGCCGCCGGGCGTCGCCACCAACATCTACGTCGGGCCCCGCAACCCCAAGGTCGGCTGCGTGAGCGACGCCGATTGTCCGGACAAGGGGCTCGGGAGCTGCGACGCCGAGCGGGGCGTCTGCTGGCAGCCGATCGATCAGCTCGCGAGCTACGAGCTCGCCACCTCGAACTACCTCGCCCAGGGCGGCAGCGGCTTCCGCGTCCTGCAGCGCAACACCACGCAGTTCGACACGACCATCCAGCAGCGCGACGCGCTCATGGATTACATCCGCGCCGGGCGCGCCTGCACGATGCGGCCCCCCTGCCCTGCCGATTCCAATGGGAATGGCAGCCAGTCGGACGAGTGCACGGCGATCTTCGGCGCGAGCGCGAGCTGCACCGCGGATGGCGTCTGCGATCCGGAGGAGCCGGTCGGCTGCTCGACGGACGCCGATTGCGAGAGCATCGACAAGGAGTTCGCTTGCGCCTGCCCCGAGTCGGTGATCGAGGGCGACGTCTGCTCGAGCGATCCGGCGCGCCCCTGCGCGGCCGGGCAGTGCGTGCTCAAGCAATGCCGCAACGACGTCGCCGCCTTCCAGCGCACGACCTGCGAGAACGCGCCCTCGCCCGCGGTGCAGAAGCAGTGCGAGGCCGAGATCGCCCCGTGCAAGAGCGCGGGTGAGCAATGCAAGTACCTCGCCTGCGTCGATCGCTTCATCGGCAACTTCTCCGACGGCCGACTCCGGATGGTGGGGCAATGA
- a CDS encoding CAP domain-containing protein, producing the protein MQMTRLCSAFGLVFAVGLVGCLEGRIGGDESSIDNGSGAGGVSVGPSGSGGSVGQGGAGQGGAGQGGAGQGGAGQGGAGQGGSGPASSSSSATTGSSGGGADDVAQKCVDLINQHRASIGLPPYERWMEAEACSDDEAKKDSETGMAHGAFGQCTEFAQNECPGWPGAPDDIIAPCLQAMWNEGPGDDFNKHGHYINMSSTSYTKVACGFWTTANGSVWAVQNFR; encoded by the coding sequence ATGCAAATGACTCGGCTTTGCTCGGCGTTCGGGCTCGTATTCGCGGTGGGGCTCGTCGGCTGCCTCGAGGGTCGGATCGGCGGCGACGAAAGCAGTATCGATAACGGCAGCGGCGCTGGCGGGGTCAGCGTCGGACCGAGCGGCTCCGGTGGATCGGTGGGGCAAGGCGGCGCGGGGCAGGGTGGCGCGGGGCAAGGTGGCGCGGGGCAGGGTGGCGCGGGGCAAGGTGGCGCGGGGCAGGGTGGCTCCGGACCTGCGTCTTCGAGCAGCTCGGCGACCACCGGATCGAGCGGCGGCGGCGCCGACGACGTCGCGCAGAAGTGCGTCGATCTCATCAACCAGCACCGCGCCTCGATCGGGCTTCCGCCTTACGAGCGCTGGATGGAAGCCGAGGCGTGCTCCGACGACGAGGCGAAGAAGGACTCGGAGACCGGCATGGCGCACGGCGCCTTCGGCCAGTGCACCGAGTTTGCGCAGAACGAGTGCCCGGGCTGGCCTGGCGCGCCCGACGACATCATCGCGCCCTGCCTGCAAGCGATGTGGAACGAGGGGCCGGGCGACGACTTCAACAAGCACGGCCATTACATCAACATGTCGAGCACCAGCTACACGAAGGTCGCCTGCGGCTTCTGGACGACGGCGAACGGGTCGGTCTGGGCCGTGCAGAACTTCCGCTGA
- a CDS encoding aminopeptidase P family protein: MSSPHTPASAFVARRHALAARLASPALFAAGLPTSRNYRANLYPFRAKSHFLYLVGESIPGAALLLAEGRATLFVMPEADGDALWHGPQPSMDALRERLAVDAVLPLDELNGALQKFGGKVATLPTEDAKSAAWLSERLGRTIGFSSGDKLGDEGLDVALAEAMIAQRLTHDEAAIEQLRAAARASARAHLAGMRATHPGGTEADVVGAMIGSLRREGLEDAYGPIVTVHGEILHNERHDGELAAGDLLLADVGGETPEGWAADITRVWPVSGTFSATQRAIYDVVLAAQRAAIDRVRKGVRYRAVHDTAKRVIVEGLRDLGIFRGEVDGLLARGAAAIFFPHGVGHLLGLDVHDMEDLGDRAGYAPGRTRSKEFGDCYLRLDRDLEPGMAVTIEPGFYQVPAILRDARYVGAVGEDLRRDVLAKYADVRGIRIEDDVLCTDGEPEVLTKSVPKEAPEVEAVMRG, encoded by the coding sequence ATGTCCTCGCCTCACACCCCCGCCTCCGCCTTCGTCGCTCGCCGCCACGCGCTCGCCGCGCGCCTCGCGAGCCCCGCGCTCTTCGCTGCGGGCCTGCCGACCTCGCGCAACTACCGCGCGAACCTCTATCCGTTCCGCGCCAAGAGCCATTTTCTGTACCTCGTCGGCGAGTCGATCCCCGGCGCTGCGCTGCTCCTCGCGGAGGGGCGGGCGACGCTCTTCGTGATGCCGGAGGCGGATGGCGACGCGCTCTGGCACGGCCCGCAGCCCTCGATGGACGCGCTGCGCGAGCGGCTCGCCGTGGATGCCGTGCTGCCGCTCGACGAGCTCAACGGCGCGCTGCAAAAGTTCGGCGGCAAGGTCGCGACGCTGCCGACCGAGGACGCGAAGAGCGCGGCGTGGCTGTCGGAGCGGCTCGGCCGCACGATCGGCTTCTCGAGCGGCGACAAGCTCGGCGACGAGGGCCTCGACGTTGCGCTCGCGGAGGCGATGATCGCGCAGCGCCTGACGCACGACGAGGCGGCGATCGAGCAGCTCCGCGCGGCTGCGAGGGCCTCGGCGCGAGCGCACCTCGCGGGCATGCGCGCGACGCATCCGGGCGGCACGGAGGCCGATGTGGTGGGCGCGATGATCGGATCGCTGCGCCGCGAGGGCCTCGAGGACGCGTATGGCCCGATCGTCACCGTGCATGGGGAGATCCTGCACAACGAGCGTCACGACGGCGAGCTCGCCGCGGGCGATCTGTTGCTCGCGGACGTCGGCGGCGAGACGCCCGAGGGATGGGCCGCGGACATCACGCGCGTCTGGCCCGTCTCCGGCACGTTCTCCGCGACGCAGCGGGCGATCTACGACGTGGTGCTCGCGGCGCAGCGCGCGGCGATCGATCGGGTGCGCAAGGGCGTGCGTTACCGCGCGGTGCACGACACGGCCAAGCGCGTGATCGTGGAGGGGCTGCGCGATCTCGGCATCTTCCGCGGCGAGGTGGACGGGCTGCTCGCGCGTGGGGCTGCGGCGATCTTCTTCCCGCACGGCGTCGGTCACCTGCTCGGGCTCGACGTGCACGACATGGAAGATCTCGGCGATCGCGCGGGCTATGCGCCTGGTCGTACGCGCTCGAAGGAGTTCGGCGACTGCTATCTCAGGCTCGACCGCGACCTCGAGCCGGGCATGGCCGTGACGATCGAGCCCGGGTTCTACCAGGTGCCGGCGATCCTGCGCGACGCGCGCTACGTGGGCGCGGTGGGCGAGGACCTGCGGCGCGACGTGCTCGCGAAGTACGCGGACGTGCGCGGGATCCGGATCGAGGACGACGTGCTTTGCACCGACGGGGAGCCCGAGGTGCTCACGAAGAGCGTGCCGAAGGAAGCTCCGGAAGTGGAGGCAGTGATGCGAGGCTGA
- a CDS encoding 2-hydroxychromene-2-carboxylate isomerase, which produces MSTPVVRFLFDFISPYAYLGWKGIHRVVAPFGAEVEIVPVLFAALLDAHGHKGPAEIAPKRAYLFKDVYRRAHALGLTVQPPPSHPFNPLLALRAASLPMDPDSRRRLVDALFAAAWGGGGGVEDPAAVAACAREAGLDGEAIVQQAGTPEAKARLRAQTEEALRAGAFGVPTMLVAGELFWGSDSLGHLEAFLRGEDPLANVGKEALARWEAIAPSAMRRAVRAPGS; this is translated from the coding sequence ATGTCCACGCCCGTCGTCCGCTTCCTGTTCGATTTCATCTCCCCCTACGCCTACCTCGGGTGGAAGGGGATCCACCGCGTGGTCGCGCCCTTCGGGGCCGAGGTCGAGATCGTGCCCGTGCTCTTCGCGGCCCTGCTCGACGCGCACGGCCACAAGGGACCGGCCGAGATTGCGCCGAAGCGCGCCTACCTCTTCAAGGACGTCTACCGCCGCGCGCACGCGCTTGGCCTGACCGTCCAGCCGCCCCCCTCGCACCCTTTCAATCCGCTGCTCGCGCTGCGCGCGGCCTCGCTGCCCATGGATCCCGATTCGCGCCGCCGCCTGGTCGACGCCCTCTTCGCGGCCGCGTGGGGCGGCGGGGGCGGCGTCGAGGACCCCGCGGCCGTCGCGGCTTGCGCGCGCGAGGCGGGGCTCGACGGCGAGGCGATCGTGCAGCAGGCGGGCACGCCCGAGGCCAAGGCGCGCCTGCGGGCGCAAACCGAGGAGGCCCTGCGCGCTGGCGCATTCGGCGTGCCGACCATGCTCGTCGCGGGCGAGCTGTTCTGGGGCAGCGATTCGCTCGGCCACCTCGAGGCGTTCCTCCGCGGCGAGGATCCGCTCGCAAACGTCGGCAAAGAGGCGCTCGCGCGCTGGGAGGCCATCGCCCCCTCGGCGATGCGGCGGGCCGTGCGCGCGCCCGGATCGTGA
- a CDS encoding zinc-dependent alcohol dehydrogenase family protein: MKAIAIQGSFGLDSLALVDLPDPTPGPGQIVVRMRAASLNFRDLLTVKGLYNPRQPLPLVPLSDGAGEVVEVGAGVTRVKKGDRVCPIFTQGWIEGQFDAQKLVTTLGGPLPGVLSELFLGSEHGVVKIPAHLTDAEAATLPCAAVTAWNALFDAGQTKPGDTVLVQGTGGVSIFALQFAVAAGARVIVTSSSDEKLERARQLGAWGLINYKTNPDWDKRALEMTGGVGVDHVIEVGGAGTFTRSMRAVRMAGTVSVIGVLAGVSQELSVIPMLMKGLRIQGLMVGSRVMFEAMNRAIEAKSLRPVIDRSFPFAEARQALTHMESGAHFGKIVLEF; encoded by the coding sequence GTGAAAGCCATCGCCATCCAGGGCTCTTTCGGGCTCGATTCGCTCGCCCTCGTCGACCTGCCCGATCCCACGCCGGGGCCGGGGCAGATCGTGGTCCGCATGCGGGCCGCGTCGCTCAATTTCCGCGACCTCTTGACCGTCAAGGGCTTATACAACCCGCGCCAGCCGCTCCCCCTGGTCCCGCTCTCGGACGGCGCCGGCGAGGTCGTGGAGGTGGGCGCCGGCGTCACGCGCGTGAAGAAAGGCGACCGCGTCTGCCCGATCTTCACGCAGGGGTGGATCGAGGGCCAATTCGACGCGCAGAAGCTCGTGACCACCCTCGGCGGCCCCTTGCCCGGCGTGCTCTCGGAGCTTTTCCTCGGCTCCGAGCACGGCGTCGTGAAGATCCCCGCGCACCTCACGGACGCCGAGGCGGCCACGCTGCCCTGCGCGGCCGTGACCGCGTGGAATGCCCTCTTCGACGCCGGGCAGACCAAGCCGGGCGATACCGTGCTCGTGCAGGGCACGGGCGGCGTGTCGATCTTCGCGCTGCAATTCGCAGTCGCGGCCGGCGCGCGGGTGATCGTCACCTCGAGCAGCGACGAGAAGCTCGAGCGGGCGCGACAGCTCGGCGCGTGGGGGCTCATCAATTACAAGACGAATCCCGATTGGGACAAGCGCGCCCTCGAGATGACGGGCGGCGTGGGCGTCGATCACGTGATCGAGGTGGGCGGCGCCGGCACGTTCACCCGCTCGATGCGCGCCGTTCGCATGGCCGGCACGGTGAGCGTGATCGGCGTGCTCGCGGGCGTGTCGCAGGAGCTGAGCGTCATCCCGATGCTGATGAAGGGCCTGCGGATCCAGGGCCTCATGGTCGGCTCGCGCGTGATGTTCGAGGCCATGAACCGCGCCATCGAGGCGAAGAGCCTGCGCCCGGTGATCGACCGCTCCTTCCCCTTCGCCGAGGCCCGACAGGCGCTCACGCACATGGAGAGCGGGGCGCATTTCGGGAAGATCGTGCTCGAATTCTGA